The genomic interval GTACAGATTTCTCGACCGAGGGGCCCTCCCGGCCCGGAACGGAAGGGGAACGTGTGCGGACGGATGTTAGCGACACAAGGGGTGCTAACATTGTCTGCGTTCCCGGGGGCCGTGTCCGGAGCGGGTAAAAACGGACCCGTAACTTGGTGATTTGAGAAATAATACGTATATTTGCGCGCTTTTATACCCGGGCCGGATCGCCGTGCGGCGGGCCGCGGGGGAAGCGCAAAACGAGAACGGCGGAGGCGCAGGAGATGTCGGGAGACAGGCAATGCGCTGAAGCATAAATAATTAACCAATTTTTAATTTTAACTTCTATTCGTTATGACTGATCCTATCGCGGACTTTCTGACCAGAATTAGAAACGCGGTGAAAGCCAACCACAAAGTGGTTGAAGCTCCCGGTTCCAAAATTAAACAGGAGATCACCAAGATCCTCTACGAGCAGGGCTACATCCTCGCTTACAAGTTCGACACCGACGAGCAGGGACACCCCTCGATCAAGATCGCGCTGAAGTGGGACGCCGCCACGAAGACCAACGCCATCAAGAACCTCAAGC from Alistipes dispar carries:
- the rpsH gene encoding 30S ribosomal protein S8; amino-acid sequence: MTDPIADFLTRIRNAVKANHKVVEAPGSKIKQEITKILYEQGYILAYKFDTDEQGHPSIKIALKWDAATKTNAIKNLKRVSRPGLRQYASVADMPRVLNGLGIAILSTSKGIMTDAKARKENVGGEVLCYIY